A region of Micromonospora chokoriensis DNA encodes the following proteins:
- a CDS encoding acetyl/propionyl/methylcrotonyl-CoA carboxylase subunit alpha, which translates to MRKVLIANRGEIAVRVIRACRDAGLDSVAVYADSDRDALHATLADEAYALGGDSATETYLRIDKLLDVAARAGADAVHPGYGFLSENADFAQAVIDAGLTWIGPTPQAIRDLGDKVTARHIAQRAGAPLVPGTPDPVASPDEVIAFAADHGLPVAIKAAFGGGGRGLKVARTMEEIPQLFESATREAVAAFGRGECFVERYLDQPRHVEAQVLADQHGNVIVVGTRDCSLQRRHQKLVEEAPAPFLTDAQRAQIHDSAKAICREAGYHGAGTVEYLVGVDGTISFLEVNTRLQVEHPVTEETAGIDLVREQFRIADGEKLRITEDPTPRGHSIEFRINGEDPGRNFLPAPGTVTALRLPTGPGVRVDTGISAGDVIGGNFDSLLAKVIITGETRTEALERARRALDEMVLDGMATALPFHRLVVRDEAFTAEPFSVHTRWIETEFHNTVPPFTAAAGTAEAPAERDTVVVEVGGKRLEVSLPAGFGGSTTTAAPASRKPTRRGGGAKAGAPVGGDALTSPMQGTIVKIAVADGDTVAEGDLVVVLEAMKMEQPLHAHKAGTVSGLAAEVGAVITAGAAICTIA; encoded by the coding sequence GTGCGCAAGGTACTCATCGCCAACCGCGGCGAGATCGCCGTCCGGGTGATCCGTGCGTGCCGCGACGCCGGCCTGGACAGCGTCGCCGTCTACGCGGACTCCGACCGCGACGCCCTGCACGCCACCCTCGCCGACGAGGCGTACGCGCTCGGTGGTGACAGCGCGACCGAGACGTACCTGCGCATCGACAAGCTGCTCGACGTCGCCGCCCGGGCCGGCGCCGACGCCGTACACCCGGGTTATGGCTTTCTTTCGGAGAACGCCGACTTCGCCCAGGCGGTCATCGACGCCGGGCTGACCTGGATCGGCCCCACTCCGCAGGCCATCCGGGACCTCGGCGACAAGGTCACCGCCCGGCATATCGCCCAGCGGGCCGGTGCCCCGCTCGTCCCCGGCACCCCGGATCCGGTGGCCAGCCCGGACGAGGTGATCGCCTTCGCCGCCGACCACGGCCTGCCGGTCGCCATCAAGGCGGCCTTCGGCGGCGGTGGCCGCGGCCTCAAGGTCGCCCGCACGATGGAGGAGATCCCCCAGCTGTTCGAGTCGGCCACCCGGGAGGCGGTCGCGGCGTTCGGCCGGGGCGAGTGCTTCGTCGAGCGCTACCTGGACCAGCCCCGGCACGTCGAGGCGCAGGTCCTCGCCGACCAGCACGGCAACGTGATCGTGGTCGGCACCCGGGACTGCTCGTTGCAACGTCGGCACCAGAAGCTCGTCGAGGAGGCCCCCGCGCCGTTCCTCACCGACGCCCAGCGGGCGCAGATCCACGACAGCGCCAAGGCGATCTGCCGCGAGGCCGGCTACCACGGCGCCGGCACCGTCGAATACCTGGTCGGCGTGGACGGCACGATCTCCTTCCTGGAGGTCAACACCCGACTCCAGGTCGAGCACCCGGTCACCGAGGAGACCGCCGGCATCGACCTGGTCCGCGAGCAGTTCCGGATCGCCGACGGCGAGAAGCTGCGCATCACCGAGGACCCGACGCCGCGCGGGCACTCCATCGAGTTCCGGATCAACGGCGAGGACCCGGGCCGCAACTTCCTGCCCGCCCCCGGCACTGTCACCGCTCTGCGGCTGCCCACCGGCCCGGGTGTGCGGGTCGACACCGGCATCTCGGCCGGCGACGTGATCGGCGGCAACTTCGACTCGCTGCTCGCCAAGGTGATCATCACCGGTGAGACGCGGACCGAGGCCCTGGAACGCGCCCGCCGCGCGCTGGACGAGATGGTCCTCGACGGCATGGCCACCGCCCTGCCGTTCCACCGGCTGGTGGTGCGCGACGAGGCGTTCACCGCCGAGCCGTTCAGCGTGCACACCCGGTGGATCGAGACCGAGTTCCACAACACGGTGCCGCCCTTCACCGCCGCCGCCGGCACCGCCGAGGCGCCGGCCGAGCGCGACACCGTCGTGGTCGAGGTCGGCGGCAAGCGCCTCGAGGTCAGCCTCCCCGCCGGCTTCGGCGGGAGTACGACCACCGCGGCACCCGCCTCCCGTAAGCCGACCCGGCGCGGTGGCGGTGCGAAGGCCGGCGCCCCGGTCGGCGGAGACGCGCTCACCTCGCCGATGCAGGGCACCATCGTCAAGATCGCGGTTGCCGACGGCGACACCGTGGCCGAGGGCGACCTGGTGGTGGTGCTGGAGGCGATGAAGATGGAGCAGCCGTTGCACGCCCACAAGGCGGGCACTGTCAGCGGGCTCGCCGCCGAGGTCGGTGCCGTGATCACCGCCGGTGCCGCCATCTGCACCATCGCCTGA
- a CDS encoding GuaB1 family IMP dehydrogenase-related protein yields the protein MRFLHGAVPAHDLTYTDVFMAPARSDLGSRLDVDLSTSDGTGTTIPLVVSNMTAVAGRRMAETVARRGAITVIPQDIPIEVVANVVAWVKQRHLVYDTAITLGPTDTVGDAIHLLPKRSHGAVIVVDDDGRPMGVVTEADTTGVDRFAQLRHVMSTELHTVPADADPRTGFDRLSAGRRRLAPVVDADGRLVGVLTRQGALRATLYTPAVDDGGRLRIAAAVGINGDVTGKARALLEAGVDTLVVDTAHGHQARMISALRAVRTLDPGVPVAAGNVVTAEGVRDLVEAGADIIKVGVGPGAMCTTRMMTGVGRPQFSAVLDCAAAARELGRHVWADGGVRHPRDVALALAAGASNVMIGSWFAGTYESPGDLYSDADGRRYKESFGMASARAVSARTADDSPYDRARKAVFEEGISSARMYLDPARPGVEDLIDEIIAGVRSAFTYAGARNLTEFHDRALVGVQSAAGFTEGMPLPTSW from the coding sequence GTGCGGTTCCTACACGGCGCGGTTCCCGCGCACGACCTGACCTATACCGACGTCTTCATGGCGCCGGCCCGCTCCGACCTGGGCTCCCGGCTCGACGTCGACCTCTCCACCAGCGACGGTACCGGCACCACCATCCCGCTGGTGGTGTCGAACATGACAGCTGTCGCCGGCCGGCGGATGGCGGAGACGGTGGCCCGCCGGGGCGCGATCACGGTGATCCCGCAGGACATCCCCATCGAGGTGGTGGCGAACGTCGTCGCCTGGGTCAAGCAGCGGCACCTGGTCTACGACACGGCGATCACGCTGGGGCCGACCGACACCGTCGGCGACGCCATCCACCTGCTGCCCAAGCGCTCGCACGGTGCGGTGATCGTGGTCGACGACGACGGCCGACCGATGGGCGTGGTCACCGAGGCGGACACCACCGGTGTGGACCGGTTCGCTCAGCTGCGGCACGTGATGTCCACCGAGCTGCACACCGTCCCGGCGGACGCGGACCCGCGTACCGGGTTCGACCGGCTCTCGGCGGGGCGTCGCCGGCTCGCCCCGGTGGTGGACGCCGACGGTCGACTGGTCGGGGTGCTGACCCGCCAGGGCGCGCTGCGGGCGACCCTCTACACGCCAGCCGTGGACGACGGTGGTCGACTGCGCATCGCGGCGGCGGTCGGGATCAACGGTGACGTGACCGGTAAGGCCAGGGCACTGCTGGAGGCGGGGGTGGACACCCTGGTCGTGGACACCGCGCACGGCCACCAGGCGCGGATGATCTCCGCCCTCCGGGCGGTGCGCACGTTGGACCCGGGAGTGCCGGTGGCGGCGGGCAACGTGGTCACCGCCGAGGGGGTACGCGACCTGGTCGAGGCCGGGGCCGACATCATCAAGGTCGGCGTCGGACCGGGTGCCATGTGCACCACCCGGATGATGACCGGCGTGGGCCGGCCGCAGTTCTCCGCCGTCCTCGACTGCGCGGCGGCCGCCCGCGAACTGGGCCGGCACGTGTGGGCCGACGGCGGGGTGCGGCACCCCCGGGACGTGGCGCTCGCGCTCGCCGCCGGTGCGTCCAACGTGATGATCGGCTCCTGGTTCGCCGGCACCTACGAGTCCCCCGGTGACCTCTACTCCGACGCGGACGGCCGGCGGTACAAGGAGAGTTTCGGGATGGCGTCGGCTCGGGCGGTCAGCGCCCGTACCGCGGACGACAGCCCGTACGACCGGGCCCGCAAGGCGGTGTTCGAGGAGGGCATCTCCTCGGCGCGGATGTACCTGGACCCGGCCCGCCCCGGCGTGGAGGACCTGATCGACGAGATCATCGCCGGGGTGCGCAGCGCGTTCACCTACGCCGGCGCACGAAACCTCACCGAGTTCCACGATCGCGCCCTGGTAGGCGTCCAAAGCGCCGCCGGCTTCACCGAAGGAATGCCCCTCCCGACAAGCTGGTAG
- a CDS encoding TetR/AcrR family transcriptional regulator, translating into MTDTRAYHHGDLRRALLTAALEAIEEVGPTALSLRDLARRAGVSHAAPAHHFGDKAGLLTALAAQGFDLLAQALVRAGGDLLEAGVAYVDFAVRRRAYFEVMFRPELHRPDDAELTAARDRAGAALRSGVAALPGGGAPADTDRDALAAWSIAHGFATLWLAKALPDRVGDNPSDAAREVLRRLTT; encoded by the coding sequence GTGACCGACACGCGTGCGTACCACCACGGGGATCTCCGCCGCGCACTGCTCACCGCCGCGCTGGAGGCCATCGAGGAGGTCGGGCCCACCGCGTTGAGCCTGCGCGACCTGGCCCGTCGAGCCGGCGTCTCGCACGCCGCGCCCGCGCACCACTTCGGAGACAAGGCGGGCCTGCTCACCGCGCTCGCAGCCCAGGGCTTCGACCTGTTGGCGCAGGCGCTGGTCCGGGCCGGTGGCGACCTGCTCGAGGCCGGCGTCGCGTACGTGGACTTCGCCGTCCGGCGCCGCGCGTACTTCGAGGTGATGTTCCGGCCCGAGCTGCACCGGCCGGACGACGCTGAACTGACCGCCGCCCGGGATCGCGCTGGTGCCGCACTCCGCTCCGGGGTGGCCGCCCTACCCGGCGGTGGCGCGCCCGCCGACACCGACCGGGACGCGCTCGCCGCCTGGTCGATCGCCCACGGCTTCGCCACCCTCTGGCTGGCCAAAGCCCTGCCCGACCGGGTCGGCGACAACCCGAGCGACGCAGCCCGCGAAGTCCTGCGCCGCCTGACAACCTAA
- a CDS encoding DoxX family protein, protein MAPLIALLVGSALARLAGLAGISALDGWHPALRVGLALMFALTAVAHFDGRRRGDLIAMVPPRLPRPDLLVTATGVLELVGAIGLLVPATVRIAAAGLALLMLAMFPANVSAARRRLTLAGRPVTPLAQRTALQLVFVAAAVAISFGP, encoded by the coding sequence ATGGCACCCCTGATCGCCCTGCTCGTCGGCAGCGCCCTGGCCCGCCTCGCCGGCCTGGCCGGCATCTCCGCGCTGGACGGTTGGCACCCCGCTCTGCGCGTCGGGCTGGCCCTGATGTTCGCGCTGACCGCCGTCGCGCACTTCGACGGCCGGCGGCGCGGCGACCTGATCGCGATGGTCCCGCCCCGACTGCCGCGACCGGACCTGCTGGTCACCGCAACCGGAGTGCTGGAACTGGTCGGCGCGATCGGCCTGCTGGTGCCGGCGACCGTCCGCATTGCGGCGGCCGGACTCGCCCTGCTGATGCTCGCGATGTTCCCGGCCAACGTCTCGGCCGCACGCCGAAGGCTGACCCTCGCCGGACGCCCGGTCACCCCTCTCGCGCAGCGCACCGCGCTGCAACTGGTCTTCGTCGCGGCGGCGGTCGCTATTTCGTTTGGCCCCTGA
- a CDS encoding MarR family winged helix-turn-helix transcriptional regulator produces MELVTLQDVPLGRLLVVAGHLVGQRWNRYLAEEHGLTQAGMITLMTLARHGELPHRQVAEKGFVRPATLTGIVDTLERDGLVERQRDDSDRRSIRLALTPAGRERAAALSALMHSGRPLTSVDADPEKAQVIREFLLEVIGSGDDPRMTGRLTEPKDPAC; encoded by the coding sequence GTGGAACTCGTGACCCTCCAGGACGTGCCTCTCGGACGACTGCTGGTGGTGGCCGGGCACCTGGTCGGGCAGCGGTGGAACCGCTACCTCGCCGAGGAGCACGGCCTCACCCAGGCCGGCATGATCACCCTGATGACGCTCGCCCGACACGGCGAGCTGCCCCACCGGCAGGTCGCCGAGAAGGGCTTCGTGCGCCCGGCGACCCTCACCGGCATCGTCGACACCCTCGAACGCGACGGTCTGGTCGAGCGGCAGCGCGACGACAGCGACCGGCGCAGCATCCGACTCGCCCTCACGCCCGCCGGGCGGGAGCGGGCGGCTGCGCTCAGCGCGTTGATGCACTCCGGACGCCCGCTCACCTCGGTCGACGCCGACCCGGAGAAGGCCCAGGTCATCCGCGAGTTCCTGCTGGAGGTCATCGGCAGCGGGGACGACCCGCGGATGACCGGACGCCTCACCGAACCGAAGGATCCGGCGTGCTGA
- a CDS encoding ABC transporter ATP-binding protein, with protein MLIRLLRNQLRTYQRPLLAVVLLQFVGTMASLYLPSLNADIIDQGVARGDTDYIVRTGGWMLLVSLVQIACSIAAVYLGARVAMGFGRDVRAELFGHVNRFSAREVARFGAPSLITRNTNDVQQVQMLVLMSCTMLVAAPIMSVGGVFMALREDIGLSWLMLVSVPVLAIALGAIIRRMVPGFRLMQTRIDTVNRVLREQITGIRVVRAFVREPYETDRFAVANADLTATALRTGRLLALIFPVVMLVLNVSSVAVLWFGAQRVDANAIEIGALTAFLAYLMQILMAVMMATFMLMMVPRAAVCAERIVEVLDTDSSVVPAAAPVTDLSTRAELELRGVRFQYPGAVEPVLRDISFRAAPGTTTAIIGSTGAGKTTLLSLIPRLVDVTAGAVLVDGVDVRELAPDELWRRIGLVPQRPYLFTGTIASNLRYGNPDATDEELWAALEIAQARDFVAQMPGGLDAPIAQGGTTVSGGQRQRLAIARALVRQPEIYLFDDSFSALDLGTDARLRAALRPITAQSAVVIVAQRVSTIVDADQIIVLENGGVVGVGRHAELVETCPTYAEIVASQQTAEVAA; from the coding sequence GTGCTGATCCGACTGTTGCGCAACCAACTGCGCACCTACCAACGACCACTGCTGGCGGTGGTGTTGCTCCAGTTCGTGGGCACCATGGCCTCGCTCTACCTACCGAGCCTCAACGCGGACATCATCGACCAGGGCGTCGCCCGGGGCGACACCGACTACATCGTCCGCACCGGCGGTTGGATGTTGCTGGTCAGCCTGGTCCAGATCGCCTGTTCGATCGCCGCCGTCTATCTCGGCGCACGCGTCGCGATGGGCTTCGGCCGGGACGTCCGCGCCGAACTGTTCGGGCACGTCAACCGGTTCTCCGCCCGCGAGGTGGCCCGGTTCGGCGCGCCGTCGCTGATCACCCGCAACACCAACGACGTCCAGCAGGTGCAGATGCTCGTGCTGATGAGCTGCACGATGCTGGTCGCCGCACCGATCATGAGTGTCGGTGGCGTCTTCATGGCGCTGCGCGAGGACATCGGCCTGTCCTGGTTGATGCTGGTCAGCGTGCCCGTGCTGGCCATCGCACTCGGCGCGATCATCCGCCGGATGGTGCCGGGCTTCCGGCTGATGCAGACCCGCATCGACACTGTCAACCGGGTGCTGCGTGAGCAGATCACCGGCATCCGGGTGGTCCGTGCCTTCGTCCGCGAGCCGTACGAGACGGACCGCTTCGCCGTCGCCAACGCCGACCTGACCGCCACCGCGCTGCGTACCGGCCGGTTGCTGGCGCTGATCTTCCCGGTGGTCATGCTGGTGCTGAACGTGTCCAGCGTGGCGGTGCTCTGGTTCGGCGCACAACGGGTGGACGCCAACGCCATCGAGATCGGCGCGCTGACGGCCTTCCTGGCGTACCTCATGCAGATCCTGATGGCGGTCATGATGGCCACCTTCATGCTGATGATGGTGCCGCGGGCGGCGGTCTGCGCCGAACGCATCGTCGAGGTGCTGGACACCGACTCCTCGGTGGTCCCGGCCGCCGCGCCCGTCACCGACCTGTCCACGCGGGCGGAGCTGGAGCTGCGCGGCGTGCGCTTCCAGTACCCGGGGGCGGTCGAGCCGGTGCTGCGCGACATCTCCTTCCGGGCCGCCCCGGGCACCACCACGGCGATCATCGGCAGCACCGGTGCCGGCAAGACGACACTGCTGTCGCTGATCCCCCGCCTGGTCGACGTCACCGCGGGCGCGGTGCTCGTCGACGGTGTCGACGTGCGGGAGCTGGCACCCGACGAACTGTGGCGACGCATCGGCCTGGTGCCGCAGCGGCCGTACCTGTTCACCGGGACGATCGCGAGCAACCTGCGCTACGGCAACCCGGACGCCACCGACGAGGAGCTGTGGGCGGCCCTGGAGATCGCCCAGGCCCGGGACTTCGTGGCGCAGATGCCCGGCGGGCTGGACGCCCCGATCGCGCAGGGCGGCACCACCGTCTCCGGCGGGCAGCGGCAACGCCTCGCCATCGCCCGCGCCCTGGTCCGGCAACCGGAGATCTACCTGTTCGACGACTCGTTCTCCGCGCTCGACCTCGGCACCGACGCGCGGCTGAGGGCGGCGTTGCGGCCGATCACCGCGCAGTCCGCTGTGGTGATCGTGGCCCAGCGGGTCTCCACGATCGTCGACGCCGACCAGATCATCGTGCTCGAGAACGGAGGGGTCGTCGGAGTGGGACGACACGCGGAGTTGGTGGAGACCTGCCCGACGTACGCCGAGATCGTCGCCTCGCAGCAGACGGCGGAGGTGGCGGCATGA
- a CDS encoding ABC transporter ATP-binding protein: MSAGMPAEKSMTFGPSARRLLGRLRPHRLHLAAIITLAVVSVGFSVAGPKILGHATDIIFSGVIGRRLELGTTAEQAIAAARASGNESFADMLARMDVVPGMGIDFDALGRVLLLALGLYLAASLLSWWQGWLLNGVVQRTVLRLRAEVEEKLNRLPLPYFDRQPRGELLSRVTNDIDNISTSLQQTLSQLLTSLLTVVGVLGVMFWISPLLALVALVAVPLSVLVTQRIAKRSQKQFVAQWTHTGELNGQIEEAYTGHELVKVFGRQREVEAAFHAKNEELFRASFGAQFISGIIMPSMMFIGNLSYVAIAVVGGLRVASGTMSLGDVQAFIQYSRQFTQPLTQLASMANLLQSGVASAERVFAVLDADEQTPDPVEPARVTDPHGRVEFEHVSFRYEPDKPLIDDLSLVAEPGHTVAIVGPTGAGKTTLVNLVMRFYELDAGRITLDGVDITTMRRDDLRGRIGMVLQDTWLFGGTIRDNIAYGRPDATEEEIVAAARATFVDRFVRSLPDGYDTVIDEEGSNVSAGEKQLITIARAFLAEPSLLILDEATSSVDTRTEVLLQRAMAALRSDRTSFVIAHRLSTIRDADLILMMEDGRIVEQGTHEQLLAAHGAYHRLYRSQFTGAAVDEEPATAAQPASV; the protein is encoded by the coding sequence ATGAGCGCCGGAATGCCCGCCGAGAAGTCGATGACCTTCGGGCCGTCGGCCCGGCGGTTGCTCGGCCGGCTGCGCCCGCACCGGCTGCACCTGGCGGCGATCATCACGCTCGCCGTGGTGAGCGTCGGTTTCAGCGTGGCCGGGCCGAAGATCCTCGGCCATGCCACCGACATCATCTTCAGCGGCGTGATCGGTCGGCGACTGGAGCTGGGCACCACCGCCGAGCAGGCGATCGCCGCAGCCCGGGCCAGCGGCAACGAGAGCTTCGCCGACATGCTGGCCCGGATGGACGTGGTGCCCGGAATGGGCATCGACTTCGACGCCCTGGGCCGGGTGCTGCTGTTGGCGCTCGGGCTCTACCTGGCGGCGAGCCTACTGTCGTGGTGGCAGGGTTGGCTGCTCAACGGGGTGGTCCAGCGCACCGTGCTGCGGCTGCGCGCCGAGGTGGAGGAGAAGCTCAACCGGCTGCCGTTGCCCTACTTCGACAGGCAGCCCCGGGGCGAGCTGCTGAGCCGGGTCACCAACGACATCGACAACATCTCCACCAGCCTCCAGCAGACCCTCAGTCAGCTCCTCACCTCGTTGCTCACAGTGGTCGGGGTGCTGGGCGTGATGTTCTGGATCTCGCCGCTGCTGGCCCTGGTGGCGCTGGTCGCGGTGCCGCTGTCGGTGCTGGTCACGCAGCGCATCGCGAAGCGCTCGCAGAAACAGTTCGTCGCCCAGTGGACGCACACCGGTGAGTTGAACGGTCAGATCGAGGAGGCGTACACCGGCCACGAGCTGGTGAAGGTCTTCGGCCGGCAGCGCGAGGTGGAGGCCGCGTTCCACGCGAAGAACGAGGAGTTGTTCCGGGCCAGCTTCGGCGCGCAGTTCATCTCCGGGATCATCATGCCGTCGATGATGTTCATCGGGAACCTGAGCTACGTCGCGATCGCCGTGGTCGGTGGCCTGCGGGTCGCCTCCGGCACGATGAGCCTCGGTGACGTGCAGGCGTTCATCCAGTACTCCCGTCAGTTCACCCAGCCGCTCACCCAACTCGCGTCGATGGCCAACCTGCTCCAGTCCGGGGTGGCGTCCGCCGAGCGGGTCTTCGCGGTGCTCGACGCCGACGAGCAGACCCCCGACCCGGTCGAGCCGGCCCGGGTCACCGACCCGCACGGCCGGGTCGAGTTCGAGCACGTCTCGTTCCGCTACGAGCCGGACAAGCCGTTGATCGACGACCTGTCGTTGGTCGCCGAGCCGGGGCACACGGTGGCGATCGTCGGCCCGACCGGCGCCGGGAAGACCACACTGGTCAATCTGGTCATGCGGTTCTACGAGCTGGACGCCGGCCGGATCACCCTCGACGGGGTGGACATCACCACGATGCGCCGTGACGACCTGCGCGGACGGATCGGCATGGTGCTCCAGGACACCTGGCTCTTCGGCGGCACCATCCGCGACAACATCGCCTACGGGCGGCCCGACGCGACTGAGGAGGAGATCGTCGCGGCGGCGCGGGCCACCTTCGTCGACCGGTTCGTCCGCAGTCTGCCCGACGGCTACGACACGGTCATCGACGAGGAGGGCAGCAACGTCAGCGCCGGCGAGAAGCAGCTCATCACCATCGCCCGGGCGTTCCTCGCCGAGCCGTCGCTGCTCATCCTCGACGAGGCCACCAGCTCGGTGGACACCCGTACCGAGGTGCTGCTGCAACGGGCGATGGCCGCGCTGCGCTCGGACCGGACCAGCTTCGTCATCGCGCACCGGCTGTCCACCATCCGCGACGCCGACCTGATCCTGATGATGGAGGACGGCCGGATCGTCGAGCAGGG